From a single Oreochromis niloticus isolate F11D_XX linkage group LG3, O_niloticus_UMD_NMBU, whole genome shotgun sequence genomic region:
- the LOC102077195 gene encoding E-selectin-like, with the protein MEENCLLLILLLSGGLSTLPPPFREYHFVNQEMTWTEAQSYCREHFTDLVTIYNSDINQLLFSMSPRINYYAWTGLYDDRYSWKWSMEGKLFYVGRTHTFLIWANGQPDCLNANEYCVALQGQTQMVDRPCGDSYPFLCYNAQNSSYILVMENQTWSAAQSYCRTYHTDLTSIRSKEEKSKITLTLKGSGVQYVWIGLYRDPWASWSDNTTSTYTNWGPSDPNNLDSLQFCGSLYLMTGEWADGNCGRRYYFFCFTGEVQNANTVTSCHHVKH; encoded by the exons GAGGACTTTCCACTCTTCCTCCCCCCTTCAGAGAATACCACTTTGTGAACCAGGAAATGACCTGGACTGAAGCTCAGAGTTACTGCAGAGAACACTTCACTGACTTGGTCACCATCTACAACAGCGACATCAACCAACTGCTTTTCTCAATGTCACCAAGGATCAATTATTATGCTTGGACAGGGCTCTATGATGATCGTTACAGCTGGAAGTGGTCCATGGAGGGAAAACTTTTTTATGTTGGCAGAACTCATACATTTTTGATCTGGGCTAACGGCCAACCAGACTGTCTAAATGCAAATGAATACTGTGTGGCTCttcagggacaaacacagatggTTGATAGACCCTGTGGAGATTCTTACCCTTTCCTGTGTTACAATG CCCAAAATTCAAGTTACATCTTAGTGATGGAGAACCAAACATGGTCAGCGGCTCAGTCGTACTGCAGGACATACCACACAGACCTGACCAGTATAAGAAGCAAAGAGGAGAAATCCAAAATCACGCTCACTTTGAAAGGATCAGGGGTTCAGTATGTGTGGATTGGCCTCTACAGGGATCCCTGGGCCTCCTGGTCTGACAACACAACCTCCACATACACTAACTGGGGGCCTTCTGACCCTAATAACCTCGATTCACTTCAGTTCTGTGGATCATTATATTTAATGACAGGGGAATGGGCTGATGGCAATTGTGGCAGAAgatattattttttctgtttcacaggtgAGGTCCAGAATGCAAACACTGTAACATCCTGTCATCATGTAAAAcactaa